In one Vicinamibacterales bacterium genomic region, the following are encoded:
- a CDS encoding SUMF1/EgtB/PvdO family nonheme iron enzyme, producing the protein MAPRRAAAVAALLFAAASALHSSPMDQAPRPVFVEIPAGPFTMGAGPATTPEAFANERWSAAAEAGTLDLPAFYLARRETTIGEYAAFVTATGWTTDPRALAGPDDVPVAFVSWPDALAYCRWLTRTLAARPPADPALAERLRNGWMATLPTEAQWEKAARGPDGRRYPWGEEARRDRAQFDAPGVAPVGAHACPECAYGLDDMAGNVWEWTRSPSQPYPYDESDDRLHLDADALWTIRGGGFADPPRLVRGSARGAAEPGARRAFIGFRVAIVPPR; encoded by the coding sequence ATGGCGCCGCGCCGCGCGGCCGCGGTGGCGGCCCTGCTGTTCGCGGCGGCCTCGGCGCTCCATTCGTCGCCCATGGACCAGGCGCCACGCCCGGTGTTCGTCGAAATCCCCGCCGGTCCGTTCACGATGGGCGCGGGACCCGCGACCACTCCGGAAGCGTTCGCCAACGAGCGCTGGTCGGCGGCGGCGGAGGCGGGAACGCTCGACCTGCCGGCGTTCTACCTGGCTCGCCGCGAGACCACGATCGGCGAGTATGCCGCGTTCGTCACCGCGACCGGCTGGACGACCGACCCGCGGGCCCTCGCCGGTCCCGACGACGTGCCGGTGGCGTTCGTGTCGTGGCCGGACGCCCTCGCCTACTGCCGCTGGCTCACGCGCACGCTCGCGGCGCGGCCGCCGGCCGATCCCGCGTTGGCCGAGCGGCTGCGGAACGGCTGGATGGCGACGCTCCCGACCGAGGCGCAGTGGGAGAAGGCCGCGCGCGGGCCCGACGGCCGCCGCTATCCGTGGGGAGAGGAGGCACGGCGCGATCGGGCCCAGTTCGACGCGCCCGGCGTGGCGCCGGTCGGCGCCCACGCCTGCCCCGAGTGCGCGTACGGGCTGGACGACATGGCCGGCAACGTCTGGGAGTGGACGCGCAGCCCCAGCCAGCCCTACCCCTACGACGAATCGGACGACCGCCTGCACCTCGACGCCGACGCGCTCTGGACGATCCGCGGCGGCGGCTTCGCCGATCCGCCGCGGCTCGTCCGCGGATCCGCGCGCGGCGCCGCGGAGCCCGGCGCCCGCCGCGCGTTCATCGGCTTCCGCGTGGCGATCGTCCCGCCACGCTGA
- a CDS encoding BlaI/MecI/CopY family transcriptional regulator has translation MAKPPHHALSRREREVMDVLYRRGRATAAEVMAELSGAPTSSTVRTQLRILEAKGAVRHEEEGLRYVYMPAVARQTARRSAVRHVVETFFDGSAERLVAALLGGEAARLSDDELERITEIVATARKERRR, from the coding sequence ATGGCCAAGCCCCCACACCACGCCCTTAGCCGCCGCGAACGCGAAGTCATGGACGTCCTCTACCGGCGCGGCCGCGCGACGGCCGCGGAGGTCATGGCCGAGCTCTCCGGCGCCCCGACCTCGTCCACCGTCCGCACGCAGCTCCGCATCCTCGAAGCCAAGGGCGCCGTCCGCCACGAGGAAGAGGGCCTCCGCTACGTGTACATGCCGGCCGTGGCCCGGCAGACCGCGCGGCGCTCCGCGGTGCGCCACGTCGTCGAGACCTTCTTCGACGGCTCCGCCGAGCGGCTCGTCGCGGCGCTGCTCGGCGGCGAAGCCGCCCGGCTCTCGGACGACGAGCTCGAGCGGATCACCGAGATCGTCGCGACGGCGCGCAAGGAGCGGCGGCGGTGA
- a CDS encoding M56 family metallopeptidase, whose protein sequence is MTAWIAWSALRASALLALGLMAAWGLRRRSAAMRHWTLTATLVASVALPLLSLVLPTWHLSVAIGDAPATAPPPASVGGAVALVIPEHATAVAAPEPAPSGRPSAPWQALGWLWAAGAALLLARLVVGLLRVRALVGASTPLDASVWREDRRALTAALGFDRDVRLLTAARPLGPLAAGAHRPIILLPPDAAEWSAARRRVVLAHELAHIARGDWLAHVIAEIACAVYWCTPLAWAVARRARVDCERAADDAVLHLGLDATDYASHLLDLARALRARSPWTPAPAMARSSSLEGRVRAMLDPTTNRQPASRTLRAAAVVGLLAAAIPLAAAGPQPSYHEFGGVVVDGMGRPIPDQAVVMTDPANRTKHEVRTDAAGRFQFTGLPAGEQHVTVKSRGFRDLTQPVRVGEQSEARLQLALGTLQETVRVTAGSAAAPDDGGQAASARAARAAERQARALETCQAGPPSAAGGNILPPIKLVHVAPAYPAWPADGTVTLTAVIDTHGDVRDVRDVHGPDPALETAAADAVRRWKFTTTLLDCQPTDVEMTVRVNFVAPR, encoded by the coding sequence GTGACCGCCTGGATCGCCTGGTCGGCTCTGCGCGCCTCGGCACTGCTGGCCCTGGGCCTCATGGCCGCGTGGGGCCTCCGGCGCCGCTCGGCCGCGATGCGCCACTGGACGCTCACGGCCACGCTCGTCGCGTCGGTGGCGCTGCCTCTGCTGTCGCTGGTGCTGCCGACCTGGCATCTGTCGGTCGCGATCGGCGACGCGCCGGCAACGGCGCCGCCGCCAGCCAGCGTCGGCGGCGCGGTCGCTCTCGTGATCCCGGAACATGCCACGGCCGTGGCCGCGCCGGAGCCGGCCCCGTCGGGTCGCCCCTCGGCGCCGTGGCAGGCGCTTGGCTGGCTGTGGGCGGCTGGCGCCGCGCTGCTCCTGGCCCGTCTTGTGGTCGGGCTCCTGCGTGTGCGGGCGCTCGTCGGCGCGTCCACGCCGCTCGACGCGTCCGTCTGGCGCGAGGACCGGCGCGCGCTCACCGCGGCGCTCGGCTTCGATCGCGACGTCCGTCTGCTGACGGCCGCGCGCCCCCTCGGCCCGCTGGCCGCCGGCGCGCACCGGCCGATCATCCTCCTGCCGCCCGATGCCGCCGAGTGGTCGGCCGCCCGCCGGCGCGTCGTGCTCGCCCACGAGCTCGCACATATCGCACGCGGAGACTGGCTGGCCCACGTCATCGCCGAGATCGCCTGCGCCGTCTACTGGTGCACGCCCCTGGCGTGGGCCGTCGCGCGGCGCGCCCGGGTGGACTGCGAACGGGCGGCCGACGACGCCGTGCTCCATCTGGGGCTCGACGCCACGGACTACGCCAGCCACCTCCTCGATCTCGCCCGCGCGCTTCGTGCCCGGTCGCCATGGACGCCCGCGCCCGCCATGGCCCGTTCATCCAGTCTGGAAGGGAGAGTCCGAGCCATGTTGGATCCCACCACGAACCGTCAGCCCGCCTCTCGCACGCTCCGCGCGGCGGCCGTCGTCGGCTTGCTCGCCGCCGCGATCCCGCTGGCCGCCGCGGGGCCCCAGCCGTCGTACCACGAGTTCGGAGGGGTGGTCGTCGACGGGATGGGCCGCCCGATCCCTGACCAGGCCGTCGTGATGACGGACCCGGCGAACCGCACGAAGCACGAGGTGAGGACCGATGCCGCGGGCCGTTTCCAGTTCACGGGGCTGCCGGCCGGGGAGCAGCACGTGACGGTGAAGAGCCGCGGCTTCCGCGACCTGACGCAGCCGGTCCGGGTGGGCGAGCAGTCGGAGGCGCGACTGCAGCTCGCGCTGGGCACGCTCCAGGAGACGGTCCGCGTGACGGCGGGCTCGGCGGCGGCGCCGGACGACGGCGGGCAGGCCGCGTCGGCTCGGGCCGCGCGGGCGGCCGAGCGCCAGGCTCGCGCACTCGAGACCTGTCAGGCGGGACCGCCCTCGGCCGCTGGCGGCAACATCCTGCCGCCCATCAAGCTGGTGCACGTCGCCCCCGCGTACCCGGCGTGGCCGGCGGACGGGACGGTGACGCTCACGGCCGTCATCGACACACACGGCGACGTACGCGACGTGCGCGACGTCCACGGGCCTGATCCCGCGCTGGAGACCGCGGCGGCCGACGCCGTGCGGCGCTGGAAGTTCACGACGACCCTGCTGGACTGTCAGCCCACCGACGTGGAGATGACCGTCCGGGTGAACTTCGTGGCGCCCCGGTAG
- a CDS encoding FMN-binding glutamate synthase family protein codes for MRNAFVAASGATLALIAGIAVVWPPVLWSLVVLGPVILRGLADILQTRQAVRRNFPVIGHGRYLLEKIRPEINQYFVESNSDGRPFSRNDRSVVYQRAKGELDTLPFGTQRDVYAVGYEWINHSLAPVEPDHACSRVTVGGAACTQPYSASIFNVSAMSYGSLSKNAVLALNTGARLGGFAHNTGEGGLSPYHLEPGGDLIWQIGTGYFSCRTRDGRFDVDEFARRATLPAVRMIEVKLSQGAKPGHGGILPAAKLTPEIVEIRGVESGKDVLSPPAHTAFTTPLGLIQFLQTLREASGGKPVGFKLCVGKRHEFFGIVKAMLDTGVRPDFITVDGAEGGTGAAPMEFSDSVGTPLNDGLSFVHNALVGAGIRDDIRLIASGKVNTGFQIAAKIALGADMCNAARAMMFALGCIQALRCNTNQCPTGVATQDPELVHGLHVGDKSERVARFRRETVKSFFEVLGAAGFQQPADLKPWFVMRRVSSGEVRSYHEIYPTVEPGALLQGTVNGSLGRAWDTARPDRF; via the coding sequence ATGCGCAACGCCTTCGTCGCCGCCTCCGGCGCGACGCTGGCCCTCATCGCCGGCATCGCCGTCGTGTGGCCACCCGTGCTCTGGTCGCTGGTCGTCCTGGGACCCGTGATCCTCCGCGGCCTCGCCGACATCCTCCAGACGCGCCAGGCCGTGCGCCGCAACTTCCCCGTCATCGGGCACGGCCGCTACCTCCTCGAGAAGATCCGGCCCGAGATCAACCAGTACTTCGTCGAGAGCAACAGCGACGGGCGGCCGTTCAGCCGCAACGACCGGTCGGTCGTCTACCAGCGCGCCAAGGGCGAGCTGGACACGCTGCCGTTCGGCACCCAGCGCGACGTCTACGCCGTCGGGTACGAGTGGATCAACCACTCGCTGGCGCCGGTGGAGCCCGACCACGCGTGCAGCCGGGTCACCGTGGGGGGCGCCGCGTGCACGCAACCCTACTCGGCGTCGATCTTCAACGTGTCGGCGATGAGCTACGGCTCGCTCAGCAAGAACGCCGTCCTCGCCCTGAACACGGGCGCGCGCCTGGGCGGCTTCGCGCACAACACCGGCGAGGGCGGGCTGAGCCCCTACCACCTCGAACCCGGCGGCGACCTCATCTGGCAGATCGGCACGGGGTACTTCAGCTGCCGGACGCGCGATGGGCGCTTCGACGTGGACGAGTTCGCCAGGCGCGCCACGCTGCCGGCCGTCAGGATGATCGAGGTGAAGCTCTCGCAGGGCGCCAAGCCCGGCCACGGCGGGATCCTGCCGGCGGCGAAGCTCACGCCGGAGATCGTCGAGATCCGCGGCGTCGAGTCCGGGAAGGACGTCCTCTCGCCCCCCGCGCACACGGCGTTCACGACGCCGCTCGGCCTCATCCAGTTCCTGCAGACGCTGCGCGAGGCGTCGGGCGGCAAGCCCGTCGGCTTCAAGCTGTGCGTGGGCAAGCGGCACGAGTTCTTCGGCATCGTCAAGGCGATGCTCGACACGGGCGTCCGCCCGGACTTCATCACCGTCGACGGCGCCGAGGGCGGCACCGGCGCCGCGCCGATGGAGTTCTCCGACTCGGTCGGCACGCCCCTGAACGACGGCCTCTCGTTCGTCCACAACGCGCTGGTCGGCGCCGGCATCCGCGACGACATCCGGCTCATCGCCTCCGGCAAGGTGAACACGGGCTTCCAGATCGCGGCCAAGATCGCGCTGGGCGCCGACATGTGCAACGCCGCGAGGGCGATGATGTTCGCCCTGGGGTGCATCCAGGCCCTGCGCTGCAACACGAACCAGTGCCCGACGGGCGTCGCGACGCAGGATCCGGAACTGGTGCACGGCCTGCACGTCGGCGACAAGTCCGAACGCGTGGCACGCTTCCGCCGCGAGACGGTGAAGAGCTTCTTCGAGGTCCTCGGGGCCGCGGGCTTCCAGCAGCCGGCCGACCTCAAGCCGTGGTTCGTGATGCGCCGGGTGAGCTCCGGCGAGGTCAGGAGCTACCACGAGATCTATCCCACGGTGGAGCCGGGCGCGCTCCTCCAGGGGACGGTGAACGGCAGCCTGGGCCGTGCCTGGGATACGGCGCGACCGGACCGCTTCTGA
- the typA gene encoding translational GTPase TypA translates to MSQPQTATQGDRTVANPLRRNVAIIAHVDHGKTTLVDAMFRQAGVFRANERVAERAMDSNELERERGITILAKNTAVHYGDTLINIVDTPGHADFGGEVERVLSMVDGVVLLVDAAEGPLPQTRFVLKKAFERGLPPVVVVNKIDRADARTQEVLNEVYDLFIDLDATDAQLEFPVLYTSGRAGTATTDLAVPGEDLRPLFDAILAHVPPPSGDPGQPLQMLVANLDSSDYLGRIAIGRVFRGRVQVGDPIAVLKLDGAVQPTRVTKLYAFEGLKRVEIESAAAGDIVCLAGIEAINIGESIVHPEHLEAIPPIAVDEPTVSMIFGVNTSPFAGRDGQFVTSRHLRDRLDRELLGNVSLKVEPTATPEQMKVLGRGELQLAILIEMMRREGYEIQVSRPEIVTKDIGGRTMEPVEDLVIDVAEEFQGAVIAGVGQRRGTMTKMVNHGSGRVRLEFRIPARGLIGFRSQFLTDTKGTGIMNHVFAEWEPWHGPIPSRTTGAMVADRAGVATAYAMANLQERSIMMIEAGAEVYEGMIVGENSRDNDLDVNITKEKKQTNMRASTADEAIRIVPPRLMGLEQAIEFINDDELVEITPKHIRLRKKVLPSNLRPKRRDEPA, encoded by the coding sequence ATGTCCCAACCACAGACGGCCACCCAGGGCGACCGCACGGTCGCCAATCCGCTGCGCCGGAACGTCGCCATCATCGCCCACGTGGACCATGGCAAGACCACGCTGGTGGACGCGATGTTCCGCCAGGCCGGCGTATTCCGGGCGAACGAGCGCGTGGCCGAGCGGGCCATGGACAGCAACGAGCTGGAGCGCGAGCGGGGCATCACCATCCTGGCCAAGAACACCGCCGTGCACTACGGCGACACGCTCATCAACATCGTGGACACGCCCGGCCACGCCGACTTCGGCGGCGAAGTGGAGCGCGTGCTGTCGATGGTGGACGGCGTGGTGCTGCTCGTGGACGCGGCCGAGGGCCCCCTGCCGCAGACGCGTTTCGTGCTCAAGAAGGCGTTCGAGCGCGGCCTGCCGCCGGTGGTCGTCGTCAACAAGATCGACCGGGCCGACGCCCGGACCCAGGAGGTCCTGAACGAGGTCTACGACCTCTTCATCGACCTCGACGCCACCGACGCGCAGCTCGAGTTCCCCGTGCTCTACACGAGCGGGCGCGCGGGCACGGCCACGACCGACCTGGCGGTGCCCGGCGAGGATCTGCGGCCGCTCTTCGACGCGATCCTGGCGCACGTGCCGCCGCCGTCGGGCGATCCGGGGCAGCCGCTCCAGATGCTCGTCGCCAACCTCGACTCCAGCGACTACCTGGGCCGGATTGCGATCGGCCGGGTGTTCCGCGGCCGCGTCCAGGTGGGCGATCCCATCGCCGTCCTGAAGCTCGACGGCGCCGTCCAGCCGACGCGCGTCACCAAGCTCTACGCGTTCGAGGGCCTGAAGCGCGTCGAGATCGAGTCGGCCGCGGCCGGCGACATCGTGTGCCTCGCCGGGATCGAGGCCATCAACATCGGCGAGTCGATCGTGCACCCTGAGCACCTCGAGGCCATCCCGCCCATCGCCGTGGACGAGCCGACGGTCTCGATGATCTTCGGCGTGAACACGTCGCCGTTCGCCGGGCGCGACGGGCAGTTCGTCACCTCGCGGCACCTGCGCGATCGCCTGGACCGCGAGCTCCTGGGCAACGTCTCGCTGAAGGTCGAGCCGACGGCCACGCCCGAACAGATGAAGGTGCTCGGCCGCGGCGAACTCCAGCTGGCGATCCTCATCGAGATGATGCGGCGCGAGGGCTACGAGATCCAGGTGTCGCGCCCGGAGATCGTCACCAAGGACATCGGCGGCCGGACGATGGAGCCGGTCGAGGACCTGGTGATCGACGTGGCCGAGGAGTTCCAGGGCGCCGTCATCGCGGGCGTCGGCCAGCGGCGCGGCACCATGACGAAGATGGTGAACCACGGCAGCGGCCGCGTGCGTCTCGAGTTCCGCATCCCCGCCCGCGGCCTGATCGGCTTCCGCTCGCAGTTCCTCACCGACACCAAGGGCACCGGCATCATGAACCACGTGTTCGCCGAGTGGGAGCCGTGGCACGGCCCGATCCCGTCGCGGACCACGGGCGCCATGGTGGCCGACCGTGCGGGCGTGGCGACGGCCTACGCGATGGCGAACCTGCAGGAACGGTCGATCATGATGATCGAGGCCGGCGCCGAGGTCTACGAGGGCATGATCGTGGGCGAGAACTCCCGCGACAACGACCTCGACGTCAACATCACGAAGGAAAAGAAGCAGACCAACATGCGGGCGTCGACCGCGGACGAGGCAATCCGGATCGTCCCGCCGCGCCTGATGGGCCTCGAGCAGGCCATCGAGTTCATCAACGACGACGAGCTCGTGGAAATCACGCCGAAGCACATCCGCCTGCGCAAGAAGGTCCTGCCGTCGAACCTGCGCCCGAAGCGTCGCGACGAGCCGGCCTGA
- a CDS encoding zinc-binding dehydrogenase, with protein MIHAAVIPAPHQPVEIQAFPEPDIAPGGMLLRTEYSEVCGTDVHLWHGRLSGVPYPLIPGHVSIGFAEKIRGEVIGGDGVTLREGDRVVFYDVHRTCGRCYACAVSGTPTKCPSRRVYGITDGAADGLFGGWSEAIYLEPGVVAARLPDRVRSEDYIGGGCGLITAVHAIDRAALRLADAVLVQGTGAVGLSIVALARLSGAGLVIAVGAPGDRLALARRMGADETFDLTATSPEERLAHVRSLTGGRGVDVAIEASGAPAAVEEAPALIRDGGRYVIAGHYTDAGPSIVNAHQQINRKHLEIRGCWGSEAGHFLRAVQVLDRHAARVPWGEIGARVYGLDELNDALADAAAYRIPKALVAPGRRRAAG; from the coding sequence ATGATCCACGCCGCCGTCATCCCCGCGCCCCATCAGCCCGTCGAGATCCAGGCGTTCCCCGAGCCGGACATCGCGCCAGGCGGGATGCTGCTTCGCACCGAGTACTCGGAGGTGTGCGGCACCGACGTGCATCTCTGGCACGGGCGGCTGTCAGGCGTGCCGTATCCGCTCATCCCAGGGCACGTCTCGATCGGGTTCGCCGAGAAGATCCGCGGCGAGGTGATCGGCGGCGACGGGGTCACGCTCCGCGAGGGCGACCGCGTGGTGTTCTACGACGTGCACCGCACCTGCGGCCGCTGCTACGCGTGCGCCGTGAGCGGCACGCCGACGAAGTGTCCGTCGCGCCGCGTCTACGGGATCACGGACGGCGCCGCGGACGGCCTCTTCGGCGGCTGGAGCGAGGCCATCTACCTGGAGCCCGGCGTCGTCGCGGCCCGGCTGCCCGACCGCGTGCGCTCCGAGGACTACATCGGCGGCGGCTGCGGGCTCATCACGGCCGTTCACGCCATCGACCGCGCGGCCCTCCGCCTGGCCGACGCCGTGCTCGTCCAGGGGACGGGCGCCGTGGGGCTCAGCATCGTCGCGCTCGCGCGGCTGTCCGGGGCGGGCCTGGTCATCGCCGTCGGCGCGCCCGGCGACCGGCTGGCCCTCGCGCGGCGGATGGGCGCCGACGAGACGTTCGACCTCACGGCGACCTCGCCGGAGGAACGGCTCGCCCACGTGCGGTCGCTGACCGGCGGCAGGGGCGTGGACGTCGCCATCGAGGCCTCCGGGGCCCCCGCCGCCGTCGAGGAGGCGCCGGCACTCATCCGCGACGGCGGACGCTACGTGATCGCCGGCCACTACACGGACGCCGGCCCCAGCATCGTCAACGCACACCAGCAGATCAACCGCAAGCATCTGGAGATCCGCGGCTGCTGGGGCAGCGAGGCCGGGCACTTCCTGCGGGCGGTGCAGGTGCTCGACCGGCACGCCGCCAGGGTGCCGTGGGGCGAGATCGGGGCGCGTGTCTATGGCCTCGACGAACTGAACGACGCGCTGGCGGACGCCGCCGCCTACCGGATCCCGAAGGCGCTGGTGGCGCCGGGGCGCCGGCGCGCGGCCGGGTGA